One stretch of Halobacillus litoralis DNA includes these proteins:
- the spoVID gene encoding stage VI sporulation protein D: protein MQNKQNVFSFYLDESIWFKEGQGVRELIGISLEPEITIEELGDEVRLKGTVDLAGEYIPTGSQDAQDESPLASSVRTMDVVEPLEEGIHTFNHSFPVEITVPLERVSNLEDVLIDIESFDYELPANRQLRLHAHVNINGLEERQQEASNKPNFDESATVGPVNFQEQSQKESPVLPEREAPIFRIDEKDESEHTEEDDGRWFYKKSQSFPEFFGHAQENTQLTPEEPSYDSGDWGEVSIEESSSEESSSEESDQESAQAPGGMDGIKQIFKHLFPNREDTYTQMKMYIAQEEETLSSIAEKYDVSVKQLERVNDYKDDVSPGQIVYIPN from the coding sequence TTGCAAAACAAACAAAATGTATTTTCCTTTTATTTAGATGAATCCATATGGTTCAAGGAAGGACAGGGCGTTCGCGAGTTAATCGGTATATCATTAGAACCTGAAATTACTATTGAAGAGCTTGGAGATGAGGTCCGGTTGAAAGGGACCGTCGATCTTGCGGGTGAATACATTCCGACTGGAAGCCAGGATGCGCAGGATGAAAGTCCTCTTGCATCCTCTGTTCGAACCATGGACGTAGTCGAACCATTAGAAGAAGGCATTCATACATTCAACCACTCATTTCCAGTGGAAATTACGGTACCTTTAGAAAGGGTATCGAATTTAGAAGATGTGCTCATCGACATTGAAAGTTTTGATTACGAACTTCCCGCCAATCGTCAACTCAGGCTTCATGCCCATGTGAATATCAATGGACTGGAAGAAAGGCAACAAGAAGCATCGAATAAACCGAATTTTGATGAATCAGCGACTGTGGGTCCCGTCAATTTTCAAGAACAGAGTCAAAAAGAATCGCCTGTTCTGCCAGAGCGGGAAGCCCCTATTTTTCGGATTGATGAAAAAGATGAAAGTGAGCATACAGAAGAAGACGATGGACGATGGTTTTATAAGAAATCACAAAGCTTCCCAGAGTTCTTTGGTCATGCTCAGGAAAATACCCAATTAACTCCGGAAGAGCCATCCTATGATAGTGGGGATTGGGGAGAAGTCAGTATCGAAGAGTCCAGCAGTGAAGAATCAAGCAGCGAAGAGTCTGATCAAGAAAGTGCTCAAGCACCTGGAGGCATGGATGGGATCAAACAAATTTTCAAACACTTGTTCCCGAACAGAGAAGACACGTACACACAGATGAAAATGTATATTGCCCAGGAAGAAGAAACGTTATCTTCGATTGCGGAAAAGTATGACGTATCGGTAAAACAATTAGAACGAGTTAATGATTATAAAGACGACGTTTCTCCTGGGCAGATTGTGTATATTCCGAACTAA
- a CDS encoding LiaI-LiaF-like domain-containing protein codes for MLNKQNSLIGLLFIGVGVYYFLRHLNIPELTLFYSWPTLVIFIGMAFLLHSYWTKDHSSLFTGVILAGFGLHFIAVDHVPFWRDHWGMYLIIVGVAFLLHYRKTKNGLIPALLFLGIGLFATFAPTSPTWFQWIQGVFQLIERFWPLALIAFGFYLLKKK; via the coding sequence ATGCTGAATAAGCAAAATTCACTGATCGGACTGTTATTTATCGGGGTGGGCGTTTACTATTTCCTTCGTCACCTCAATATTCCCGAACTGACCCTGTTTTACTCATGGCCCACTTTAGTAATATTCATAGGAATGGCCTTTCTATTACATAGCTATTGGACAAAAGATCATTCATCCTTGTTCACTGGTGTGATTTTGGCTGGGTTCGGCTTGCATTTCATTGCCGTTGATCATGTCCCTTTCTGGCGCGATCACTGGGGAATGTATCTGATAATTGTGGGCGTAGCTTTTCTATTGCATTATAGAAAAACGAAGAATGGGTTGATTCCTGCACTTCTATTTCTTGGCATCGGTTTGTTTGCCACGTTCGCCCCTACCAGTCCCACTTGGTTCCAATGGATTCAGGGCGTTTTTCAATTGATCGAACGTTTCTGGCCACTTGCCCTGATCGCTTTTGGATTTTACCTATTAAAAAAGAAATAA
- the hemA gene encoding glutamyl-tRNA reductase, with product MHILAIGLNYRTAPVEIREKLTFSEDKLTEAMQRLNTQKSVLENVIISTCNRTEIYAVVDQIHTGRYYIKQFLSDWFDIDKEEFSPFLSIYETDGAIEHLLRVTAGLDSMVLGETQILGQMKQSFLQAQEAGTTGTIFNQLFRQAVTMAKKGHKETEIGENAVSVSYAAVELAKKIFGDLVHKHIVILGAGKMGELAAKNLHGSGVRKVSVVNRTLAKAQNVADQFNGHPHTMDELEGVLENADIVISSTGATDYVITKEKMEPIHKKRKGKPLFFVDIAVPRDLDPAMEALESVFLYDIDDLQGIVDANLALRKQAAAEIEIMIEAEIVEFKQWLQTIGVVPVISALRSKALNIQAETMKSIERKMPELTDRERKVLSKHTKSIINQMLKEPISQAKEMAAQPDSEETLRLFTQIFGIEEQVKKEAEEQEKKEQREGEERYRGQ from the coding sequence ATGCACATTTTAGCTATCGGTCTTAATTACAGAACAGCCCCTGTGGAAATTCGCGAGAAGCTCACATTTTCCGAGGATAAGCTCACAGAAGCCATGCAGCGCCTCAACACTCAAAAAAGTGTTTTGGAAAATGTGATTATTTCTACATGCAACCGAACGGAAATTTATGCGGTTGTGGATCAAATCCACACAGGCCGTTATTATATTAAGCAGTTTCTATCCGACTGGTTTGACATCGACAAAGAAGAGTTCTCTCCTTTTCTTTCCATTTATGAAACTGATGGTGCGATTGAGCACCTGCTGCGTGTCACGGCAGGTCTTGACTCCATGGTCCTTGGAGAAACTCAAATCCTCGGTCAAATGAAGCAGTCTTTCCTTCAGGCACAGGAAGCAGGGACAACAGGTACCATCTTCAATCAGTTGTTCCGTCAAGCGGTCACCATGGCGAAAAAGGGCCATAAAGAAACGGAAATCGGTGAGAATGCTGTATCTGTAAGCTATGCGGCGGTAGAGCTTGCTAAAAAGATTTTTGGTGATCTTGTCCACAAGCATATTGTCATCCTGGGTGCAGGGAAAATGGGGGAATTAGCTGCCAAGAACCTTCATGGTTCTGGTGTGCGAAAAGTTTCGGTGGTCAACCGCACGTTAGCAAAAGCTCAAAACGTAGCGGATCAATTCAACGGACATCCGCACACGATGGACGAGCTTGAGGGTGTGCTGGAGAATGCTGATATCGTCATCAGCTCAACAGGTGCAACAGATTATGTCATTACGAAGGAAAAGATGGAACCTATTCATAAGAAACGAAAAGGGAAGCCTCTCTTCTTTGTAGACATCGCTGTTCCACGAGATTTAGACCCGGCAATGGAAGCGCTGGAAAGTGTATTCTTGTATGATATTGATGACCTGCAAGGGATCGTGGATGCGAATCTCGCACTTCGAAAACAAGCGGCAGCAGAAATTGAAATCATGATTGAAGCGGAAATCGTAGAGTTTAAGCAGTGGTTACAAACGATAGGCGTTGTTCCTGTGATTTCAGCTCTTCGATCAAAAGCTTTGAATATCCAGGCAGAAACGATGAAGAGTATTGAAAGAAAAATGCCGGAGCTTACCGATCGTGAACGAAAAGTATTGAGTAAACACACGAAAAGTATTATCAATCAAATGTTGAAAGAACCGATCTCTCAAGCGAAAGAAATGGCAGCTCAGCCAGATTCAGAGGAAACCCTGCGTTTATTCACTCAGATTTTTGGTATAGAAGAGCAGGTGAAAAAAGAGGCGGAAGAACAAGAAAAAAAAGAACAGCGCGAAGGTGAAGAACGATACAGAGGCCAGTGA
- a CDS encoding transporter substrate-binding domain-containing protein — MKKYLLMITLSIFMIFTLAACGGSEDEGETSGDTNENDSSSESSEETAYDLVEDGKFTFAASGEFRPFSMTDASGEMTGFDIDVANAIAEELGLEPNPQKQKFASIVEGVKTGRFDAAVASHTITEERQKEVDFSTPYYYSGAQIFTRPDSDVETLEDLEGMEIAISKGSTYSTYAEEVTENIKTYDSDVVALQSLAKGRHDAVITDFLTGKEASGEGLEIEAKEMIERSEQAVAVAKENEALLEEINAALETLREDGTLAEISKEYFGEDITTLPE, encoded by the coding sequence ATGAAAAAATATTTACTAATGATCACCCTAAGCATCTTCATGATTTTCACACTGGCTGCATGCGGTGGAAGTGAGGATGAAGGAGAAACTTCAGGGGATACAAACGAAAATGATTCTAGTAGTGAATCATCAGAAGAAACAGCATATGACCTTGTTGAGGATGGAAAGTTCACGTTTGCTGCTTCTGGTGAATTCCGACCATTCAGTATGACAGATGCAAGCGGGGAAATGACAGGTTTTGATATTGATGTGGCAAATGCCATTGCTGAGGAATTGGGCTTGGAACCAAACCCGCAAAAGCAGAAGTTCGCAAGTATCGTAGAAGGTGTGAAGACAGGCCGTTTTGACGCGGCAGTAGCAAGTCACACCATTACGGAAGAAAGACAAAAGGAAGTGGATTTCTCTACTCCTTACTATTATTCTGGAGCGCAAATTTTCACGCGTCCTGACAGTGATGTGGAAACATTAGAAGATTTAGAAGGAATGGAAATCGCCATTTCTAAAGGTTCTACTTATAGCACGTATGCGGAAGAAGTAACAGAGAATATCAAAACATATGACAGTGATGTTGTAGCATTACAATCGCTAGCAAAAGGTCGTCATGATGCTGTAATCACAGATTTCTTGACCGGGAAGGAAGCTTCAGGAGAAGGTCTTGAAATTGAAGCGAAAGAAATGATTGAGCGTAGTGAACAGGCGGTTGCTGTTGCAAAAGAAAACGAAGCCTTACTTGAAGAAATCAATGCAGCTCTAGAAACACTTCGTGAAGATGGAACACTTGCTGAAATCAGTAAAGAATACTTTGGTGAAGACATTACGACTCTGCCGGAGTAA
- the hemB gene encoding porphobilinogen synthase — protein sequence MNDLQFKRHRRLRRTDSMRALVRETHLRTEDLIYPIFVVEGEDIKNPVASMPGVHQVSLDHLNEEMDELVKLEIKSVIVFGVPAEKDEVGSQAYNDEGIVQRAIRQIKEDFPSLTVIADTCLCQYTDHGHCGIVRDGDIANDESLTYITKTAITQAEAGADIIAPSNMMDGFVAAIRQGLDEAGFSHIPVMSYAVKYASSFYGPFRDAAHSSPQFGDRRAYQMDPANRLEALREAASDVEEGADFLIVKPALSYLDIMREVKDRFNLPLVAYNVSGEYSMIKAAAQNGWVNEEEIVLEKLTSMKRAGADLIITYFAKDAARWLNQ from the coding sequence ATGAATGATTTGCAGTTCAAACGCCACCGTCGCTTGCGCCGAACGGATTCTATGAGAGCGCTTGTGAGAGAGACTCACCTTCGGACGGAAGATTTAATCTATCCGATTTTTGTTGTAGAAGGAGAAGACATCAAAAATCCAGTTGCTTCTATGCCGGGAGTTCATCAAGTCTCCCTCGACCACTTGAACGAGGAAATGGACGAGCTGGTAAAGTTAGAGATTAAATCCGTCATCGTCTTTGGTGTTCCTGCGGAAAAAGATGAGGTAGGAAGTCAAGCCTATAACGATGAGGGGATTGTTCAACGTGCCATTCGTCAAATCAAAGAAGACTTTCCTTCCTTAACCGTGATTGCAGATACTTGCCTATGTCAATATACTGATCACGGTCATTGTGGAATTGTCCGTGATGGGGATATTGCTAATGATGAGTCCTTGACTTACATTACAAAAACGGCGATTACTCAAGCGGAAGCAGGTGCCGATATTATCGCCCCATCCAACATGATGGATGGTTTTGTTGCCGCTATTCGTCAGGGCCTTGATGAAGCTGGCTTCAGCCACATCCCTGTCATGTCTTACGCTGTTAAATATGCTTCTTCTTTTTATGGCCCGTTCCGTGATGCGGCTCACAGTTCCCCTCAATTTGGTGACCGTCGTGCTTACCAGATGGATCCAGCGAACCGCCTGGAAGCTTTAAGAGAGGCAGCATCGGATGTAGAGGAAGGCGCTGATTTCTTAATTGTTAAACCAGCTCTTTCTTATCTTGACATCATGCGTGAAGTGAAAGATCGTTTTAACTTGCCACTGGTCGCCTACAATGTCAGTGGGGAGTATTCCATGATCAAAGCAGCTGCCCAAAATGGCTGGGTCAACGAAGAAGAGATTGTCCTTGAAAAACTGACCTCCATGAAACGAGCAGGAGCGGACCTCATTATTACTTATTTCGCTAAAGATGCAGCTCGTTGGTTAAATCAATAA
- a CDS encoding amino acid ABC transporter permease: protein MFFEAAQMTLALTAVSILIAIVIGLMFAFMKISKIKPLEWIANVYIYVVRGTPLIVQIFVFYYGLTEVWMISGFWSVALGLAFHNGAYIAEIFRGSIQSIGKGQTEAGRSLGMSGTLTMRRIILPQAFRRALPPLGNQFIIGLKDSSLAAFIGVSEIFAVATTQGANTFDYMTWLLVSAVWYLILVFLLTLVVSAIEKKMAASD, encoded by the coding sequence ATGTTTTTTGAAGCCGCTCAAATGACCTTGGCCCTTACTGCGGTCTCTATTTTAATTGCGATCGTCATCGGGTTAATGTTTGCTTTTATGAAGATATCCAAAATTAAGCCGTTGGAATGGATCGCGAATGTGTACATTTATGTGGTAAGGGGAACCCCTCTCATTGTTCAAATCTTCGTGTTCTATTATGGACTGACAGAAGTGTGGATGATTAGTGGGTTCTGGTCTGTAGCCCTTGGACTTGCCTTCCACAATGGCGCCTATATTGCAGAGATTTTCCGTGGATCCATTCAATCCATTGGTAAAGGTCAGACAGAAGCTGGTCGTTCACTTGGAATGAGCGGTACCTTGACGATGCGTCGGATCATCCTGCCGCAGGCTTTTAGACGTGCATTGCCTCCGCTTGGCAATCAGTTTATTATTGGTTTGAAGGATTCATCATTGGCAGCATTCATTGGTGTATCCGAAATATTTGCTGTAGCCACCACTCAAGGGGCCAATACATTCGACTATATGACCTGGTTGCTCGTAAGTGCCGTATGGTATTTGATTCTCGTATTCCTTCTGACACTCGTTGTCAGTGCAATTGAGAAGAAAATGGCTGCGAGTGACTAA
- a CDS encoding uroporphyrinogen-III synthase yields MQPLQGKRILVTRGQSQARSFIERIEAEGGVVYHTPLLSFQLNDSESHQEVLTRLHDYSWVFITSANGVKFFFDLLKKYKVEIPHHLKFAIIGSKTEKHLNELGFQADFIPSKYHASSMGEEFLAREPLPGHILYIRGNRSRDALPRMFEDKGVFFHSMTVYDTLLVEDKKPELHAWIQERKIDALTFTSPSTVRAFVSMVRNKGAEIPCFCIGPTTAKEADKCGFTNVHVPEQFTITHMLKEMTYYFSNEGKR; encoded by the coding sequence ATGCAGCCACTGCAAGGGAAGAGAATTCTCGTTACTAGAGGACAGTCCCAAGCACGCTCATTTATTGAAAGAATAGAAGCAGAAGGTGGAGTGGTCTATCATACTCCCCTTCTCTCCTTCCAATTGAATGATTCTGAATCTCATCAAGAGGTTTTGACACGACTTCACGACTATTCATGGGTGTTTATCACAAGCGCGAATGGTGTGAAGTTTTTTTTCGATCTACTAAAAAAGTACAAAGTCGAGATTCCGCATCACCTTAAATTTGCCATCATTGGGTCAAAAACCGAGAAACATTTAAACGAACTTGGATTTCAGGCCGATTTCATCCCCTCAAAATATCATGCGTCTTCGATGGGGGAAGAGTTTTTAGCAAGAGAACCTCTGCCTGGTCACATTTTGTACATAAGAGGAAATCGTTCAAGAGACGCTCTGCCCCGCATGTTTGAGGACAAGGGTGTATTTTTCCATTCCATGACCGTATATGATACGCTACTAGTGGAAGATAAAAAGCCTGAACTCCATGCGTGGATTCAGGAACGAAAAATTGATGCACTGACCTTTACAAGTCCGTCGACTGTCCGTGCATTTGTGTCTATGGTCAGGAATAAAGGGGCGGAGATTCCTTGTTTCTGTATTGGTCCGACGACAGCCAAAGAAGCAGATAAATGTGGGTTTACCAACGTTCATGTCCCGGAGCAGTTCACCATCACCCACATGCTAAAAGAAATGACTTACTATTTTTCTAACGAAGGGAAAAGATAA
- a CDS encoding cytochrome c biogenesis protein: MLEFKWVYELILFLYGLSIIGYFIDFVQNNRKANISAFWLLSMVWVLQTFFLLSQVFVKEDFPIMTVYDGLYFYSWILVTFSLIINRLFKVDFLVFFTNVVGFLIMIIHISTRAQNVLENRGVALVNELLVIHVSLAIISYGFFTLSFIFSVMYLLQYRLLKKKKWDAKLFRLGDLTKLDHFSYVSIILGVPLLLIAIILGVVWGYVSTAVFYWYDSKTLGSLLVLVVYIVYLTLRVIKGYQGRTIAIFNAAAFLFLLINFFLFGSLSNFHF, translated from the coding sequence ATGCTTGAATTTAAATGGGTTTACGAACTTATCCTTTTTCTATATGGATTGAGTATCATTGGATACTTCATCGACTTTGTACAAAATAACCGGAAGGCGAATATTTCTGCCTTCTGGTTACTTAGTATGGTTTGGGTTTTGCAAACCTTCTTTCTGCTTTCGCAGGTTTTTGTAAAAGAAGATTTTCCGATCATGACCGTTTACGATGGGTTATATTTTTATTCGTGGATTCTAGTGACGTTCTCGCTCATCATTAACAGACTCTTCAAAGTGGATTTTCTCGTATTTTTCACCAATGTGGTTGGTTTTTTAATCATGATCATTCACATCTCCACGCGGGCTCAAAATGTCTTGGAAAACAGGGGAGTGGCTCTCGTCAATGAGCTGCTTGTCATCCATGTCAGTCTAGCGATTATATCTTATGGTTTCTTCACGTTATCTTTTATCTTTTCTGTTATGTATTTGTTGCAGTACCGTCTGTTGAAGAAAAAGAAATGGGATGCAAAATTATTCCGTCTTGGTGATTTAACTAAGCTGGATCACTTCTCTTATGTGTCCATCATATTAGGTGTTCCTCTGTTGTTGATCGCCATCATATTGGGGGTCGTTTGGGGATATGTCTCTACAGCTGTTTTCTACTGGTATGATTCTAAGACACTTGGGTCGTTACTGGTATTAGTCGTCTACATTGTTTATTTGACGCTGAGAGTCATCAAAGGTTATCAGGGACGGACGATCGCCATTTTTAACGCAGCAGCATTTCTATTTCTATTGATCAACTTCTTCTTATTTGGTTCACTATCTAACTTTCATTTTTAG
- the hemL gene encoding glutamate-1-semialdehyde 2,1-aminomutase: MKTFDRSKQAYTKAVELMPGGVNSPVRAFKSVQMDPIFMEKGAGSKLYDLDGNEYIDYVLSFGPLILGHADEKVTEALTKATANGTSFGAPTEMENKLASLVRERVPSIEMLRMVNSGTEATMSALRVARGYTGRDKILKFEGNYHGHGDSLLIKAGSGVATLGLPDSPGVPESIAQNTITVPYNDIESVRYVFEEFGDDLAAVIIEPVSGNMGVVPPNEGFLQELRTMTEDNGTVLIFDEVMTGFRVGYHSAQGHFDVTPDMTCLGKVIGGGLPVGAYGGKREIMERVAPVGDIYQAGTLSGNPLAMTAGFETISAMTEEAYASINKKVDRLIEGYQQAAEKHNIPLTVNRAGSMVGFFFTNEPVTNFETANQSDLDMFTSYFQGMIEEGVYLPPSQFEGLFLSVKHTDEDIEKTIQAAEKVFSQIKS; this comes from the coding sequence ATGAAAACATTTGATCGTTCAAAACAAGCCTATACGAAAGCGGTAGAATTAATGCCGGGTGGAGTGAATTCCCCTGTACGCGCATTTAAATCTGTCCAGATGGACCCAATTTTTATGGAAAAAGGCGCAGGTTCTAAACTTTATGACCTCGATGGCAACGAATATATCGATTATGTATTAAGCTTTGGCCCCTTGATTTTAGGCCATGCCGATGAAAAGGTAACAGAAGCGTTAACCAAAGCGACAGCGAATGGGACGAGCTTCGGTGCTCCTACAGAAATGGAAAACAAATTGGCTTCCCTTGTGAGAGAACGCGTGCCTTCTATTGAAATGCTGCGGATGGTGAATTCAGGAACTGAAGCAACGATGAGCGCCCTTCGTGTTGCTCGTGGGTACACAGGTCGCGATAAAATTTTGAAGTTTGAAGGAAATTACCATGGCCATGGAGACTCCTTGCTGATCAAAGCGGGCTCTGGTGTAGCGACTCTTGGCCTGCCTGACTCTCCTGGTGTACCGGAATCTATTGCACAAAATACAATTACGGTCCCATATAATGATATAGAAAGCGTTCGATATGTCTTTGAAGAGTTTGGAGACGATCTAGCAGCTGTCATTATTGAGCCTGTCTCCGGAAATATGGGTGTCGTCCCACCAAACGAAGGTTTCCTGCAAGAGTTAAGAACAATGACGGAAGACAATGGAACGGTTCTGATCTTTGATGAAGTTATGACTGGCTTCCGTGTTGGATACCACAGTGCTCAAGGACACTTTGATGTGACACCTGACATGACATGCCTTGGAAAAGTGATTGGAGGCGGTCTTCCTGTAGGAGCCTATGGTGGAAAGCGGGAAATTATGGAGCGGGTCGCTCCTGTCGGTGACATCTACCAAGCAGGTACGCTTTCTGGAAACCCGCTCGCAATGACGGCAGGTTTTGAAACGATCTCTGCTATGACGGAAGAAGCGTATGCTTCCATCAATAAAAAAGTAGACCGTTTAATTGAAGGTTACCAGCAAGCCGCTGAAAAACACAACATTCCACTGACAGTGAACCGGGCTGGTTCCATGGTCGGTTTCTTCTTTACAAACGAACCTGTGACGAATTTTGAAACAGCCAACCAATCGGATTTGGACATGTTCACGAGTTATTTCCAAGGAATGATTGAAGAAGGGGTATATCTGCCGCCTTCCCAATTTGAAGGGTTGTTCTTGTCTGTCAAACATACGGATGAGGATATCGAGAAAACCATTCAAGCAGCGGAGAAAGTCTTTTCACAAATTAAATCTTAA
- the yihA gene encoding ribosome biogenesis GTP-binding protein YihA/YsxC: MKVNSADIVISAASKKQYPKTPIPEIALAGRSNVGKSSFINRMIQRKNLARTSSKPGKTQTLNFYIINDKFHFVDVPGYGYAKVSKKERAKWGAMMEEYFAERDQLKATALIIDIRHKPTEDDQLMYDYLKHFDLPVMVIATKLDKIKKGQRKKQLKMIFDVLEMEEEDALIPFSSETGEGKDVAWRTMLSHLNL, from the coding sequence ATGAAAGTTAACTCGGCTGACATCGTCATCAGTGCGGCGAGCAAAAAGCAGTACCCAAAAACACCGATTCCTGAAATTGCACTGGCAGGAAGATCGAATGTTGGTAAATCTTCATTTATTAATCGGATGATCCAACGTAAAAATTTAGCAAGAACTTCATCAAAACCTGGGAAAACGCAAACATTAAATTTCTACATCATTAATGATAAATTCCACTTCGTCGATGTGCCTGGTTACGGGTATGCGAAAGTTTCTAAAAAGGAACGAGCGAAGTGGGGAGCGATGATGGAAGAATATTTTGCAGAGCGTGATCAGTTAAAAGCGACAGCTTTAATTATCGACATCCGTCATAAACCAACAGAAGATGATCAATTGATGTATGATTATTTGAAGCACTTTGATCTCCCTGTTATGGTGATCGCTACAAAGCTTGACAAAATCAAAAAGGGTCAACGAAAGAAACAACTGAAGATGATTTTTGATGTCTTGGAAATGGAAGAGGAAGATGCATTGATTCCCTTCTCATCCGAAACCGGTGAAGGTAAGGATGTGGCATGGAGAACCATGCTTTCCCATTTGAATTTATAA
- the hemC gene encoding hydroxymethylbilane synthase, with translation MRKIVIGSRKSNLAITQTEWVIEQLKQIDPSYEFEIKRISTKGDQILDVTLSKVGGKGLFIKEIEQAMYDGEIDMAVHSMKDMPAVVAEGLMVAAVPIREDHRDAFVSNGNVALKDLPAGAIVGTSSLRRGSQIKAVRPDVEIKWIRGNIDTRLRKCKEEDYDAIVLAAAGLKRMGWDDDVVTEYLEPDVCVPAVGQGALAIQCRENDSELRDFLKKLNHEYTETTVAAERKFLHDLNGGCQVPIGGYAYRKGEEIVLTALVGTPDGKTILHETVSGKDPIEVGKEAADRLKAQGAQEIVDRAKEEYDQ, from the coding sequence TTGAGAAAAATCGTTATCGGATCCCGCAAAAGTAATTTAGCGATCACACAAACAGAATGGGTGATCGAACAGTTGAAACAGATCGATCCATCCTATGAGTTTGAAATCAAACGAATTTCGACGAAAGGTGATCAAATCCTTGACGTCACCCTTTCGAAGGTTGGAGGCAAAGGGCTTTTCATTAAAGAGATCGAGCAGGCCATGTACGATGGAGAAATTGATATGGCTGTGCATAGTATGAAGGATATGCCTGCAGTTGTTGCAGAAGGGTTGATGGTGGCGGCTGTTCCGATTCGTGAAGACCACCGTGATGCTTTTGTTTCTAATGGAAACGTGGCTCTTAAAGATCTTCCCGCTGGAGCAATCGTTGGAACAAGCAGTTTGAGACGAGGATCTCAAATTAAGGCTGTCCGCCCGGACGTAGAGATTAAATGGATTCGTGGAAACATTGATACACGTCTCCGCAAGTGTAAAGAAGAGGACTACGATGCCATTGTCCTTGCAGCTGCAGGATTAAAACGCATGGGCTGGGATGATGATGTCGTAACCGAATATCTAGAGCCTGATGTATGTGTTCCGGCTGTTGGGCAGGGAGCGCTTGCGATTCAATGTCGTGAGAACGATTCTGAATTACGCGATTTCCTTAAAAAATTGAATCATGAATACACTGAAACCACGGTTGCAGCTGAGCGTAAATTCCTCCATGATTTGAATGGTGGATGTCAAGTTCCAATCGGTGGCTATGCCTACCGTAAAGGAGAGGAAATCGTTTTGACAGCGCTTGTCGGAACTCCTGATGGAAAGACCATCTTGCATGAAACGGTTTCAGGTAAAGATCCAATTGAAGTTGGAAAAGAAGCAGCAGATCGTTTGAAAGCTCAAGGGGCACAGGAAATTGTGGATCGTGCGAAAGAGGAGTATGACCAATAA